In Lycium barbarum isolate Lr01 chromosome 9, ASM1917538v2, whole genome shotgun sequence, the DNA window CTTTTCCCATTCCCTTTTACATTATTTGTGTATGTACATCGTAAATCCTTTCAAGTTAGTTTATCAGCTTGGTGCTGATATATACAAATTGTAAGAATAGAAAAAACACTTACCAAAGAGCTTCAAGTCCCCATCTTCAAATCCTGGTACTTGACCAAAAGGCTGCATCAGTTGAGAAAATGTCATTTTAAGAGAGGGCGTGAATCCATGATTTCAAAAGTTGAAATTTTAGGAAAAGGAAAAATGAGATTTAAAATTAAAGGTGTGGAAAAGGAAACAAATAAGACATCTTTATAAATGGTCAACTCAATATGCACAAAACTGGAATGATTATGCCTAGGTCAACTGATCTCTGTATTTTTTAGAGGTAACTTAAATATATGTATACGCAAAATTCACTAATAATAGATTTAATGAGATTAATTGTGCTTACATTGAGGGAAAGGAAATGGTGCTTCTTGTGTTCGCCAGTGGCCATATTAACAAAAACAAACTCAAAATCCAAATCCTTCTCTATGAGGCAAGCAACAACTCTCATGGTTGCAGTTGACACGGGGCTACCATGGACTTTGATCGCCATTATTTCTGGATATATTAGCTAGAGATCAAGAATAATAAATTAGGATTATGATAGATTGCTCCAAGTTGATGAAATGAAGTTATATGGaggtgtatatatagggtaagaGGTTTCTTGATGTCAttcttaattgttttttttttattatagtaTATCCCAAAAGTCAGGGCTTGGTTTGGGTTAGAGGAGATTTAATCTCCACATCGAATTCAATATTAATTTGTACCGTACTTGGTTGGGTTTATTAAAACTTAATCCCACGTAAAAATCACCATTAAGTTATATAATATTTGGTTGTTATTTTTCGTTTTCCTCGTTTATAGTACCTGTATAAGTTATACGAGAATCTATGTGTTGCTTTTTTATATCCATGATAATTAGAAAAatgaatgagaaaaaaaaaaaaaagggtgttgGAAAGAAACACGAGTGGAGAAAATGGAAGAACGAATAAAGCTTACACTGGTGTAGCCAATCGTAGGCCTACTATAACTAATGATTCACCACTTTTTCTCATTAACCCACTCTATCTGAAATTTTGTCACCTacaaatattaattttaattatatattttcttACCTTTTTTCTGGTACAAATATATTATCTTACTGAAAATATGTAAAAGTTCCCACTGTTTTTCTTGCCAAATTTCTAAATCTCATCTGAAATTGGTAGAAATTGGCACGCAACTACCGAACCTGGACTTTAGGTCGTTTGGTTAAAGGAATAAGTTATATACCACAATTGTGGTATTATTTTTATCTCACATTGAGGATGGGATAATAATTCTGTGATTACTAATTCACATATAAAGAACAAAATGACACATTTACCCTTCTCCAAAACTTTTCTCCCAAAATATTAAACAAAACAAGGTTAAACCTAGAAATAAAACTTTATAACAATTTATCTACTTTAAACCAAACACATGTTATATATTTTACCCCTTGTATCCCATTTTTAATCCAATGAATCAAACATCTACCAATAAAAGTATATCAACTAAATAACTATGTCGTTATTAATCCTAGTACTACAATcccatcattattaatatcaagATATTTGTTCCCAAACCAAATAACCCCTGATCAGAGGCCAATTAATACCATGATCATGAGATGGAGAAAGAACAATTAATTATCTGATTGGGTAGTTGATGACCTCACAACTCACAAGTCTCCTTATATTGTTGACCAAAATAAATATTTCTTATGGTTATGGTATTACCCCTTGACGTGCTTCATCTCCCTTCCAGGAAAGTACTTGGGTAAGTACATATCTGCTTCTGTCAGGATGCACATTCTCTTTGAATTATATACCGATCGTCTGAAATAGTCAATAACAGACGCCAAGATGTAAAAGCAAAATGGAAATGAAAAACTAGTTTATGTGACTCTTCGTATAATTAAAGGGGTGATAATCTCAACTATAAACAATAGACATTTTTTCTCTTTATCTTATGCAATGTTTATTCTACACTTGACATTTTCAATCCTCCATTCATGTAGTACCTATTTTATTCtatataatttttttaacctaggtatttatagatttttatttaaattcatattataatttataaatagaataatccttttatgaatttgtcacaaaatctaatgttacgttttatgatttatattttaatattacatgcattaagtgtgtgtatgtgtatcatatatatatatatatatatatatatatatatatatatatatatatatatgttgtatgtatgtatatttttaAGTTTCACTTCTCCCTTATTTTTTATTGTCAATATATAAACGAGTTTTGGTTGTCATTAatgaaatattttaaattataattaaaATTCACTTATAATACAAATAGATAATCATTTAGGAATTTGTTATAGAATACACCTCTATTTTTATACATTAATTGTATTACCcgcattgaaatatatttataaagttattattatatgttatttttacttgtataaatagatatcagagttttgattattattaataaaaaaagaatcttattcttctcatttatttcattatagaacggcattaagttatatactcaactattatttctcacttttctttttccGTCTCgataataatatttatttttttatagaaAATTTGTTACGTAGATTAAAGAGATtaaaaaatcatgattttaaagaattaaaagaaagaaaaagacaagttgataatgtaagggtaaaatataaattttaaaaactaATTAGGATAAAGGAGGGAGAATGACGGTTGTTTAAAGTTGAggaggagtttgatttttaaaataattatggGTGATTTTTACCCATAACTAAAGTGTATTTGAGAGTTGAACAAACAAGTTGTATAGTACAGACTACTTCAAACTATAATACGTAGAAGTTTTATCGTATACAGAATAGAACAATGAAGGGAGGTGTAGAAACTTCAACATTTAATTTGCTAGAGGCTGTAATTCGACCCAGCCACTGTAATTTGCTAAAATTTTGTCTGAGACTGAGGTTAGGTAACAACTCCAACTGCAATAAGTATAGGAGGCGTGTAAACTTCAACACTTAAAGTTTTTTTTTAGGCCAAATGCATAAGCAACCTTTTAAATTTGTctatatttttcatttagacacttcaaCTAAAAGTTGAATCAATTGAACACCTAAACTATATTTAAAAAGACAAAAGGGGACTGCTCAGATGGTAAGTGTCTTCACTTTTAACCTGAAGATTGCGAGTTCGAGTCACCAAGTTGGAAAAGGAGGAAGCTACTGGGGaagggattaaaaaaaaaactatacttAAAATGTGTCAATTGAACACAATTGATGACATGGCAAGTTCCGTGTAAACTACGTGAGCTTGAGCGAGTGaacttgattttaaaaaaaatcgttgaaaattttctaatttttccTGAGAAATATATTTCCGGTCTTCTTCTTCAAACATCCAGCCTAAGATCAGACACGATTTACTGTAAGGGGGAGGACTGGTGAGAGGGTAAGAAATAACATGAATAATAGACTTACCCCAGCATGATTGGAATAACCATAATTTCCGATTGGTAGCTCGCTGGGTAAAGGGATTTTAAAAATTCAAAAGGTTTCATGGTCAAAAAGAATTGAGCTTTGTGGGTGGGTTATTAGATGGTGGAGCTTGAGTTATATGGTTCAGATTGTTATCAGAATggaaagggaaagggaaaggAGATGAAGCTGAGTCTAGAAATTATGATTACAGGATTTAAGTTATATGAACTGACAATGTAAAGAATATTTATCACAGAAATATAGCGTGTAATTTTTTTATAAATGACTTGAACGTACCATATATATTAGTACACATAGTAAAGCACATAGATATCGATGGCTGTTTATTTGTACTACAAGACAACTACTTCTGACAGGAAACACAACATATTAAGACATAAATGCTCTGTGAATATATATGGTCATCCATTAGCTcatgattttttttcatttttgcagCTTCTCCAAGCCCTTCACCCAGGCTGGCCTAGCTAATATGTCAGCACACCATGCACTCACACGAGGGCGTGAATCAAACAGTGCCTTAACTTTTGTACCCATCAAGTAGTATATATTTGGTAAGTGGTGCAACTCAACAAGTGTAAAAGAGTCTCCACCTAAGTATTTTGACTCTGCCAATCGAGTTTCGTAGATGTCAAGAACCTTAGATAATTGCTCTTCGCTTTCCTTCACAGCAGCATCATCCGTGCTCATGCCAATTATTGGTTTTATGCATATCTCCCATGTTAGCTTTGAAGCAGGTGTTTCAAATTTTTGGCTTTCTACTTCCATCCACACTGACATGATGGCCATCCTCTTTGGATCTTGGAGTATTAATTGGTTGCCATTGCTATCATAAACATGAGCTATATACTGGGTCATTGCCCTTGATTCTGCATTACAAGTTCCAAAGGAAATAATATCAAATTGATAAGCGTAAAAAAACAGGTCACTTATCAGCCGTGACGGAATTAGGAATTTATATAAGGGATCTTTATAGAATAGCCGGTTGGATTAACTGTTTACTTTTCCTAGCTGGTATACATAGATTATATACTGATTATACATAGttgtacatataatatatatctgCCGGCTATTAATTTAAACTGTTGGGTGAACAGCTATTTAAGTTAATTCTTGGGATTCAAAATCTATTAGGATGTCGAAGTTAAGATTGAACTTATGAACCCCTTTACTACCGCTAAAATTTTCCTTTATGTCAAAGGAACAAGGTTGGATATAACAAATATATTGTTTTTACCCTATCTGCATAATATAAATATTCGACGAAGAGGATTTAATTGGACCCCATTCCCTCTTACTAGCTCTGCCCCTGATTATAAGGTTATTACGGATAAAAATATCTATAATAAGAATTAAATTGAAAACTGGTAAGTAATATAATGACTAACCTATTATAACATGATAGATTACATTGCTAGTATAATTCTTTTTTACATTATTTGTGAATATACATCTTAAATTCTTTCAAGTTAGTTTATCAGCTTGGTGCTGATACATATAAATTGTAAGAATAGAAAAAACACTTACCAAAGAGCTTCAAGTCCCCATCTTCAAATCCTGGTACTTGACCAAAAGGCTGCACCGATTGACAAAATGTCATTTTAAGAGAGGGCATGAATGCAAGATTTCAAAGTTAAAGTTGGGGGAAACGAAAAATAGGATTTCTAAGTTAACAGAAATATATATGCAAATATCACTAATAATAGACTTAATGAGATTAATTATGCTTACATTAATGGAAAGGAAAGGCTGCTTCTTGTGTTCGCCCTTGGCCATATCAACAAAGACTAACTCAAAATTCAAATCTTTCTCTATAAGGCAAGCAACAACTCTCATGGTTGCAGTTGAACTGGGGCTACCATGGACTTTGATCGCCATTATTTCTGGATATATTAGCTAAAGATCAAAAATAATAAATTAGGATTATGATAGATTGCTCCAAGTTGATGAAATGAAGTTATATGGAGGTGTATATATAGGGTACGAGGTTAAATTTTCTTGATGTCattattaaattattattttaatatattatatCTCAAAAGTCATGGCtgctaatttatttatttttttgtaatcATGGCTGCTAATTAAACATCCGTTTCGTTTGGGTTAGAGAAGATTTAATGTCCACATAGAATTCAGTATTAAATTGTACCGTATTTAGTTGGGTTTATTAAAATTTAATCCGACATAAAAATCACTATTAAGTTATATAATATTTGGTTGTTATTTTTCGTTTTCCTTGATAACATTACCTGCATAAGTTATACGAGAATCTATGTATTAACCTTTTTATATCCATGATAATTAGAAAAatgaatgagaaaaaaaaaaaaaaaaaaaaaaaaaaaaacggtatTGGAAAAAAACACTAGTGGAGAAAATGGAAGAACCAATAAGCTTACACTGGTGTAGCCAATCGTAGGCCTACTATAACTAATGATTCACCACTTTTCTCATTAACCCACTCTATCTGAAATTTTGTCAAGATGATGGGTTGCTTAATCCACCAAAATTTTTATGAGTTAGGCTCAAATAATTTTATATTGAATTGATTTTAGTCCAACCCAATATAGCTCACTTTAAAGTGATCTTCAACTTAGCTCAATACTAGTCCAATTTTAGCCcgtttttaagatttacttaaatttgagTTTATtgcttgagttttttttttttaaaatgtatacacttttcttgtatcTAGTATTTTATAAGTTTGTGGTGTGTTTaatatgaaggaaaatattttccatgaaaaatccgcaaaaaaaaaattcgcaaaaaatgtatttctagaaaatatttccaacgaaaaatgttttcctaaaaaatagacccttcaaaaaaaCTGGGTCAAGTTGGGCCGATCATGACctagcccatttcagcccaaatAACATTTGAGTCAATGTTAGCCCAACTCATTTATTACGTCAGCCCAACCCGCCCCTTCGTAcctacaaatattattttaattatatatttgcTTACCTTTTTTCTGATACAAATATATTATCTTACTGAAGATATGTGAAAGTTCCCACTCTGTTTTTCTTGCCAAATTTTTAAATCTCAGATCTAAAATTAGCACGCAACTGCCGAACCTGGACTTTAGGTCGTTTGGTTAAAGGAATGAGTTATATACCACAATTGTGGTATTAATTTTATCTCACATTGAGGATGGAATAATAATCCCTTGATTACTAATTCAGGGATAAAAGAACAAAATGGCACATTTGCCCTTCCCCAAAGCTTTTCTCCCAACCAATGAACCAAACATCTATCAATAAAAATATATCCACTAAATAACTCTGTCATTATTAATCCTGATGCTACAATTCCATCATCATATATCAAGATGACTTGTTCCCAAACCAAGCAACCCCTAATAAGAGGCTAATTAATACCATGATCATGAGATGGAGAAAGAACAATTAATTATCTGATTAGGTAATTGATGAGCTCACAACTCACAAGTCTCCTTATATTGTTGACCAAATCAATTTTTCTTATGGTTAAGGTTTTACCCCTTTACCTGCTGCACCTTCCTTGCAGAAAGTACTCGGGTAATTACGTATCTGCTTCTGTCAGGATGCACATTCTCTTTGAATTATATACCGATCATCTGAAATAGTCAATCACAGCCCCCAAGATGTAAAAGTAAAAGCAAAATATAAATGAAAAACTAGTTTATGGGAGAAACTTAGTATAATTAATTTTCATCCCTTCAACTTTacttttaaaaatcaaactttccCCCTTAACTATGAACAATAGATATTCTCCCCCCTTTATTCTATATAATATCTATTTTAACCTTGACATTTCCAATCCTCCATCCATGTAATAccttttttatattatataaaaaaaattaacctaggtatttatagatttttatttaaattcatattataatttataagtagaataatccttATATTAATTTGTCACAAAATATAATGTTACTTTTTATGATTGATATTTtaagtatgtatgtatgtatgcatgtatgtATGTGCGTGGGCGCGCATTTGTAtaagtttcacttctctcttGGTCTCTATTGCCAACATATAAACGAGTGTTAGTTGTCATTAAtggaatattttaaattataatttaaaattcatttgTAATACGAATAGATAATCATTTAGGAATTTGTTATAAAATACACCTCGATTTTTATAAATTAATTGTATTATCAGCATTAAAATagatttataaagttattattacct includes these proteins:
- the LOC132610001 gene encoding glutathione S-transferase APIC is translated as MAIKVHGSPSSTATMRVVACLIEKDLNFELVFVDMAKGEHKKQPFLSINPFGQVPGFEDGDLKLFESRAMTQYIAHVYDSNGNQLILQDPKRMAIMSVWMEVESQKFETPASKLTWEICIKPIIGMSTDDAAVKESEEQLSKVLDIYETRLAESKYLGGDSFTLVELHHLPNIYYLMGTKVKALFDSRPRVSAWCADILARPAWVKGLEKLQK